TCACCGAACAACTCGCGGTTTTCGGCCAGGTCGATGGACTCGGGAGACGTACCCAAAATCGGAACGCCAGCGGCCTTCAAACGTGCGGCCAAAGAAAGCGGGGTCTGCCCGCCGAGTTGGACGATGACGCCTTTGATCGGACCGAGCTTCTTTTCGGCCTCGTAAATCTCCATGACGTCTTCGAAGGTGAGCGGCTCAAAGTAGAGCCGGTCGGACATGTCGTAGTCGGTGGAGACGGTTTCGGGGTTGCAATTGACCATGATGGTGTCATAGTCCTTGCCGAGCTCCTGTACCGCGTGCACGCAGGTGTAGTCGAACTCGATGCCCTGGCCGATGCGGTTGGGGCCGGATCCCAGGATGATGACAGCCTCGCGTTTACGCGGCTTGAGCTCGGATTCGTCGGCGTAGCAGGAATAGTAATACGGCGTGACCGCATCGAATTCGGCAGCGCAGGTGTCGACGGTCTTGTAGACCGGGCGTAGTCCATAATTGTGGCGCAGCTCGCGAATCGTGTTCTCGCCCTCGTCGCCCAAGTGGCGCAGATGTGCGATCTGCAGGTCGGAAAGTCCGGCCAGCTTGGCCTTCTTCAAAAGCTTCGGCGACAGGATTTCGGTGAAGCGCACTTCCATCGCGGTCTGGTTGATCAAGGCAAACTGCTTCAAGAACCACGGGTCAATCTTGGTGGCATCGTAAAGCTGTTCGAGTGAGGCCCCACCCCAAAGCGCGCGCTGCACCTGCAGGTAACGGTTCTCTGTAGGCGTGCGCATGTCTTCGAGCAGCTGGTCGACCTCGGCCTGGTCGGGCTTGGTGCCGTCCCAGCTGAAGCCCATGTGGCGCTTGTCAATGGAGCGCATGGCCTTGCCAAGCGATTCCTGGAAGTTGCCACCGAGGGCCATGGCCTCGCCCACCGACTTCATCGAAGTGGTGAGCGTCGGGTCGGCGCCCGGGAACTTCTCGAAGGTGAAGCGCGGCACCTTGGTGACCACGTAGTCGATGGTCGGCTCGAAGCAGGCCGGAGTGGACTGGGTGATGTCGTTGCGGATTTCGTCCAAGCTGTAGCCGAGTGCGAGTTTCGTGGCGATCTTGGCAATGGGGAAACCAGTGGCTTTCGAGGCCAGAGCCGAGGAGCGGGAAACGCGCGGGTTCATCTCGATGACGATGATGCGGCCGTTCTTCGGGTTGACGGCGAACTGGATGTTGCAGCCGCCGGTGTCGACGCCGACGCCACGGATGATGGCGATGCCGATATCGCGCATACGCTGGTATTCGCGGTCGGTCAGGGTGAAGGTCGGGGCCACGGTGATGGAATCGCCGGTATGCACGCCGACCGGATCGACGTTCTCGATCGGGCAGACGACCACGACGTTGTCATTGCGGTCGCGCATGAGCTCGAGCTCGTATTCCTTCCAGCCTTCGATGCCCTCTTCGATCAGGACCTCGTTGGTCGGCGAATAGTGGATGCCTGCTCCGGCAATGCGGTGCAGTTCCTCCTCGTTGTGGGCGATGCCGGAGCCGAGGCCGCCCATGGTGAAGCTGGGGCGAACGACCACCGGGAAACCGAGTTTGTCGACAATGGCATCGACTTCTTCGAGGGTGTGGGCCACGTCACTTCGTGCGGATTCCCCGCCGACCGATTCCACGACCTGCTTGAACTGCTCACGGTCCTCGCCACGGTCAATGGCTTCGAGCGAGGCGCCGATGAGTTCGACATGGTATTTGTCGAGCACACCGGCCTTGCCCAGCGCTTCAGCAGCATTCAACGCGGTCTGGCCTCCGAGCGTCGGCAGCAGGGCGTCCGGGCGTTCCTTGGCGATGATTCGTTCCAGAATCGGCACGTCGATGGGCTCGATGTAGGTGGCGTCGGCCATTTCCGGGTCGGTCATGATGGTGGCTGGGTTGGAATTGACGAGGATGACACGGATGCCTTCCTCACGCAGCACGCGGCAGGCCTGGGTGCCGGAATAGTCGAATTCCGCGGCCTGGCCAATAACGATGGGGCCGGAGCCAATGACCATGACGGATTTGATGTCCTGACGTTTCGGCATTAGTTGTTCTCCTTGTCAGTGGCGGCGGTTTGGCCATTTACAGAATTGTTCGATTGTGATAATGATGTCGGCGTTGCGAGCACAGACGAAACCGGCTCCCCCGCCTTGTGCGCACGCATGAGCGAGACGAAACGGTCGAAGAGATAAGCCGCATCGTGCGGGCCGGCCGCTGCTTCAGGGTGGTACTGCACCGAGAAGGCCGGGATATCAACGCACTGCAGGCCTTCGACCACATCGTCATTCAGATCGATATGGGAGACGAACACTTTGCCGAATTTGCCATCGCTATACGGCGATTCGATAATCTTGCCGATTGGAGCATCGACTGCGAAGCCATGGTTGTGGGCCGTGATCTCGACCTTGCCGGTGGTCATGTCCTTGACCGGCTGGTTGACGCCGTGATGGCCGAACTTGAGCTTGTACGTATCAAACCCAAGCGCACGACCGAAAAGCTGGTTGCCGAAGCAGATGCCGAAGAAGGGGTATCCGGCATCAAGCACCTGGCGCAGCAAATCGACTTCGGGCGCCGCCTCTTCCGGGTCACCCGGGCCGTTGGAGAAGAACACCCCATCGGGGTTCAATGCTTTGATTTCGTCAAATGTGACGGTGGAAGGTACGACGTGTACCCGGCAACCGCGTTCAGCCAAGCGATGAGGTGTCATGCCCTTGATGCCAAGGTCGACGGCCGCGACGGTGAACAGCGGTTCCTTGCCTTCAAAATCTCCGCACGGCTCGACAGTATATGTTTCTTTGGTGCTCACGTGGTCGTAAAGTCTTGCGCCCTGCATCTTCGGGGAAGAGCGTACCTCTTCAAGCAGCGAATCCACCGAGCGCAACGCCCCGGTAGTCTTATCCATCAAATCGACGCCGGAGAATATGCCGGCCCTCATCACGCCCGCGCTGCGAAGGTGACGAACCAGTTTTCGGGTGTCGATATTGCTGATACCGACGATGCCGTCCTTGGTGAGATCATCGTCAAGACTGTCGTTCGCACGCCAGTTGCTGACGTTTGGACTGGGTTGGCGCACGACGTAACCGGCCACCCAAACACGTTTCGACTCGGGATCTTCGTCATTGACACCAGTGTCGCCGATATGAGGGAAGGTCTGCACGACAATCTGCTGGTCGTAGCTGGGGTCGGTTATGGTCTCCTGATAGCCGGTCATCGCTGTGGCGAACACGATTTCGCCGAATGTCGATCCAAACGCTCCGTAGGGCTCACCCACGTAAAGCTGGCCATCTTCCAATAACAACACGGCATCGCTTACCGAATACCGTGTTGCTGAAGCTGATTGCTGACTCACCACGAGTCCCCCCTTGCTCCGGGCCCGTGCGCGGACTCGGAAATAACTGGACCGGAAAAACAGATTCGCGGCCCGGCCACCGTACCGCGGTCAGAACTAATTACACAATTATTGAATTATTGTCGCCATCGGGTGGCAACGGTTGTCCCTCGCCAATCGAATCAGGCTGAGTTGGTAAGTCGTCGGATGGCGATGAATCGGTTGCGTCACCGATTGGAGCTTCGGCCGCTGCAGAATCGGTATCTGCAACGTCGTCAACCTTGCCAAATGAATCGGCCTCGACAGGGCTGTCATCAACACCAGCAACGGTATCGGAAACGATATCGCCGGAAGTCAACCCTTCGCCTGAGCTTCCATCCTCGTCAGCCGAACTGGCAGAATCATCCGAGGTATTTGAGTTATCAGTTGAACGCGAATCAGCCTGTTCTTCACCAGAGGATACTGCATCGTTGGCTTCTTGCTCAGTCTCAGGTGCAGTCTCGAAGGGAACACCATCACCCTCACCGGAAATACCGTGCTGTTGTAGGAACCCAGGAGCGGTAGGGGAATTGAGACGGCGTTCTGCCGCTTCGCGTTCCGCCTTTTCCTTAGCTTCGGCTTCATGAGCCGCTTTGATATCGGCAAGAACCGTGTCCTTGTCATCGCAAAGAGCACTCAGCAGGCCGTGGATGAACGCCGGCGAATCATCGTCGGAAAGGGTTTTCGCCAGTCCCAACGCTTCGTCAATGGCCACACGGTCGGGCACTTCATCGTTGAACAGGATTTCCCAAGCGGCAATTCGCAGGACATTTCTGTCAACGACGGCCATGCGCCGCAAGGGCCATTTGGTGGAGTGATCTTCGAGTGCCCGGTCAATGCCGGTCTGCTCGTCGGCCACACCACGGACAATTTGAATGGCATAATCTGGCAATGGGGTCTGAGCCCCTGGTTCGGCGATGCGTTCGGCAAGCAGCGACGGAATATCCTGCCCCTTCTCATCCGCTTCGTAGAGCGTATTCAGCGCCCGTTTGCGAGCTGTCGAACGTGCCATTTAGCCAGTAGCCTCCCAGTGAAAGTTTTCGCGAATTACCGCAAGCAAATATAATATTCCGACTTGGGTGACGTCGTCGCGCCAAGCCGGAAAGGAAAATCAGTTGTTTTCGCGTCCGAGGTAGGAACCGTCGCGGGTATCGACCTTGACCATTTCACCTTCGCCGACGAACAGCGGAACCTGAATCTCGGCACCGGTTTCGACGGTGGCGGGCTTGGTACCGGCGTTGGAGCGGTTGCCCTGCACGCCCGGCTCGGTTTCAGTAACCTTGAGCACGACGGAGGCCGGCAACTCAACGCTCAGCGGGGTGCCGTCGTGGAAGCTGACGATGCAATCGGTGCCTTCGAGCAGGAACTTGGCCTGATCGCCGACGAGCTCCTTGGGGATGCTGACCTGATCGTAAGTGGTCATATCCATAAAGACGAAGGTGTCGCCCTCCTCATAGGAATACTGCAGCGTACGGTTATCAACGGTTTCGAACTCCATCTTCATGCCGGCGTTGAACGTCCTGTCGACGATCTTGCCAGAGAGCACGTTCTTGATGGTGGTGCGCACGAAAGCCGGTCCCTTGCCAGGCTTGACGTGCTGGAATTTCGTGACGGTCCAGAGCTGTCCGTCGAGGTTCAATACCGACCCGTTTTTGATGTCATTGCTAGTTTGTGCCACGTCTCGTCACCTTAGTCATTTACTTTTCAAACGATTTGCATTCCATAAAATGCCTCAGCAATTATGCCACGGCGTCTGTACAGCAGACAAATCGTATGTTGCTTGAATTTCACTTATAGATACAGTTGCGCCCCGCACCTTTCGATGCGGGGCACAAACAGTTAAGTAATCTACAACTTACGTTCTAGAACTACTCGATCACCTTGGTGACACGGCCTGAGCCGACGGTGTGGCCGCCTTCACGAACTGCGAAGGTCAGGCCCTCTTCCATCGCGACGGGCTGAATCAGCTCGACGGAGAAGGTGGCGTGATCGCCAGGCTGGACCATCTCGACGCCTTCCGGCAGCGTGATGACGCCGGTGACGTCGGTGGTGCGGAAGTAGAACTGCGGACGGTAGTTGGAGAAGAACGGCGAATGACGGCCGCCCTCATCCTTCGTCAAGACGTAGACTTCGCCCTCGAACTTGTGGTGCGGGGTCACGGTGCCGGGCTTGGCCACAACCTGGCCACGCTCGACGTCGTCACGGTTGATGCCGCGGAGCAGCAGACCGGTGTTGTCGCCAGCCTCGGCCTCGTCCATCTGCTTGTGGAAGGTCTCGATGGAGGTGACGGTGGTGGTCTGAGTCGGACGAAGACCGACGATCTCTGCCGGGGCGTTGACCGGGATACGGCCACGCTCGACACGACCGGTCACCACGGTGCCACGGCCGGAGATGGTGAAGACATCTTCGATAGGCATCAGGAACGGCTTGTCAAGGTCGTGGACAGGAGTCGGGATGTAATCGTCGACGGCATCCATGAGTTCCTTGATGGTCTGGACCCACTTGTCGTGATCCGGAGCGTCATCATGCAGAGCGCCATAGGCGGAGGTGCGGATGACCGGGCAGTCACGATCGAAGCCGTTTTCTTCGAGGAGGTCGCGGACCTCTTCTTCGACGAGCTCGATGAGCTCTTCGTCATCGACCATATCGCACTTGTTGAGCGCGACGAGAATCTTCGGCACGCCTACCTGACGGGCGAGCAGAACGTGCTCGCGGGTCTGAGCCATCGGGCCATCAGTGGCGGCGACGACGAGGATCGCGCCATCCATCTGAGCAGCGCCGGTGATCATGTTCTTCACGAAATCGGCGTGGCCGGGGCAATCCACGTGAGCATAGTGGCGCTTGGCCGTCTGATACTCGATGTGGGCGATGTTGATGGTGATACCACGCTGCTTCTCTTCAGGAGCAGCATCGATCTGATCGAAGTCATACTCCGGGTTGAGGTCGGGGTACTCTTCGTGCAGCACCTTCGAGATGGCCGCGGTCAGGGTCGTCTTACCGTGATCAACGTGGCCAATGGTGCCAATGTTAACGTGCGGCTTAGTCCGCTCGTACTTTTCCTTTTCTGCCATTACTTTGTCCTCCTGGACGTTTCGTAGTTATTCTCGAGCTTTTCGGCCTCGAGATACTCGCTACAGTTTACTGGGTTTCTGGGTTACCTGCCACAAAGTGCCCGAACCCAGTCAGCGCTAGAAAATTTTAGCGCCGACTGGAGACAGACACGCCTTGGGCAAAGTATTTCATTCGCCGCGCTGGGCCTTGATGATCTCCTCGGAGACCGACTTCGGGACCTGCGCATACGAATCCATCTGCATGGTGAACATCGCACGGCCCTGCGTCTTGGAACGCAAGTCGCCGATGTAGCCGAACATCTCGCTAAGCGGGACCTTCGCTTCAATCACCTTGACGCCGGTGGCGT
This genomic stretch from Bifidobacterium sp. ESL0690 harbors:
- the efp gene encoding elongation factor P, translated to MAQTSNDIKNGSVLNLDGQLWTVTKFQHVKPGKGPAFVRTTIKNVLSGKIVDRTFNAGMKMEFETVDNRTLQYSYEEGDTFVFMDMTTYDQVSIPKELVGDQAKFLLEGTDCIVSFHDGTPLSVELPASVVLKVTETEPGVQGNRSNAGTKPATVETGAEIQVPLFVGEGEMVKVDTRDGSYLGRENN
- the tuf gene encoding elongation factor Tu, with amino-acid sequence MAEKEKYERTKPHVNIGTIGHVDHGKTTLTAAISKVLHEEYPDLNPEYDFDQIDAAPEEKQRGITINIAHIEYQTAKRHYAHVDCPGHADFVKNMITGAAQMDGAILVVAATDGPMAQTREHVLLARQVGVPKILVALNKCDMVDDEELIELVEEEVRDLLEENGFDRDCPVIRTSAYGALHDDAPDHDKWVQTIKELMDAVDDYIPTPVHDLDKPFLMPIEDVFTISGRGTVVTGRVERGRIPVNAPAEIVGLRPTQTTTVTSIETFHKQMDEAEAGDNTGLLLRGINRDDVERGQVVAKPGTVTPHHKFEGEVYVLTKDEGGRHSPFFSNYRPQFYFRTTDVTGVITLPEGVEMVQPGDHATFSVELIQPVAMEEGLTFAVREGGHTVGSGRVTKVIE
- the carB gene encoding carbamoyl-phosphate synthase large subunit, whose product is MPKRQDIKSVMVIGSGPIVIGQAAEFDYSGTQACRVLREEGIRVILVNSNPATIMTDPEMADATYIEPIDVPILERIIAKERPDALLPTLGGQTALNAAEALGKAGVLDKYHVELIGASLEAIDRGEDREQFKQVVESVGGESARSDVAHTLEEVDAIVDKLGFPVVVRPSFTMGGLGSGIAHNEEELHRIAGAGIHYSPTNEVLIEEGIEGWKEYELELMRDRNDNVVVVCPIENVDPVGVHTGDSITVAPTFTLTDREYQRMRDIGIAIIRGVGVDTGGCNIQFAVNPKNGRIIVIEMNPRVSRSSALASKATGFPIAKIATKLALGYSLDEIRNDITQSTPACFEPTIDYVVTKVPRFTFEKFPGADPTLTTSMKSVGEAMALGGNFQESLGKAMRSIDKRHMGFSWDGTKPDQAEVDQLLEDMRTPTENRYLQVQRALWGGASLEQLYDATKIDPWFLKQFALINQTAMEVRFTEILSPKLLKKAKLAGLSDLQIAHLRHLGDEGENTIRELRHNYGLRPVYKTVDTCAAEFDAVTPYYYSCYADESELKPRKREAVIILGSGPNRIGQGIEFDYTCVHAVQELGKDYDTIMVNCNPETVSTDYDMSDRLYFEPLTFEDVMEIYEAEKKLGPIKGVIVQLGGQTPLSLAARLKAAGVPILGTSPESIDLAENRELFGEVLRREKLNAPRYGTALNIDEALQAAHSIGYPVLVRPSYVLGGRGMEIVYDDAQLEKYVDRALDQAKADTVVSGRLPSPLLIDKFLQDAIEIDVDALYDGKELYVGGIMEHVEEAGVHSGDAACTLPPSTLSDDQIQRLRKATLAIAEGCGVRGVMNVQFAYMANTLYVIEANPRASRTIPFASKATGVALAKAAARIMVGETIAEARKRGLLLPKGDGGTIRPGQQVAVKESVLPFKRFRTEAGRSVDTLLGPEMHSTGEVMGFDRDFPHAFAKSQLAAYEGGLPTHGNVFLSVSDTDKRQLPLIATRLLELGFTLCATDGTASVLRRYGIDSKVVSKLNATEDEKRQLRERYGDDVIGKNPVEMIEDGEINMVLNTPSTRGSRSDGYAIRASAVIADVPQFTTITEFSAVLLAIEAVKANDYQVMSIQEHAKQLFASDRE